One Lactobacillus crispatus DNA segment encodes these proteins:
- a CDS encoding TMEM175 family protein, translating to MPRNPRKHNFNQFSDQEKDKLKNVKKELAEAQKKEPESLREHLQAFNDGVMAIIITIIVLEIQPALHEIHYQQFISNIAVFLITFFIVADFWYDLHLSFSYYIFKPSKAIAILDFFFLADLSLLPVMTKWIMAENSSFAVANFGIVFLIAKILEYLIQYFGAKNTARYSQIMRIIISRSFIRKMTVTLFLNVILIILSLFNAKLAMILYLIVPVISFLFPVKRNKIM from the coding sequence ATGCCACGAAATCCCAGAAAACACAATTTTAATCAATTCTCAGACCAAGAAAAAGATAAATTAAAAAATGTCAAAAAAGAATTAGCTGAGGCCCAAAAGAAAGAGCCTGAAAGTCTACGTGAACATCTACAAGCCTTTAATGATGGAGTGATGGCCATTATCATTACAATTATTGTTTTAGAAATTCAACCCGCGCTTCATGAAATTCATTATCAGCAATTCATTAGCAACATTGCTGTCTTTTTAATCACTTTTTTTATTGTGGCAGATTTCTGGTATGATCTGCATTTATCTTTTTCATACTATATTTTTAAGCCTTCAAAAGCGATTGCCATTCTAGACTTCTTTTTTCTAGCGGATTTATCACTTCTGCCAGTCATGACTAAATGGATTATGGCTGAAAATTCTTCTTTCGCTGTAGCCAATTTTGGGATTGTCTTCTTAATTGCCAAAATCTTAGAATATCTAATTCAATATTTTGGTGCTAAAAATACTGCGCGCTATTCCCAAATCATGCGAATTATTATTAGCCGCTCCTTTATTAGAAAAATGACGGTTACTTTATTTTTAAATGTAATATTGATCATTCTGTCATTATTCAATGCAAAACTAGCAATGATTCTTTATCTAATAGTTCCAGTTATTTCATTTCTTTTTCCAGTTAAACGCAACAAAATTATGTGA
- a CDS encoding IS256 family transposase has translation MNDFTKDFAQALFNPDKINDLLRKELQQAVNNLLEAELTAFLGYDPYARNGWNTGNSRNGAYFRKVDTQFGPIEVQVPRDRNGQFHQHTLPDYKQHSDVLESTIIKLYSKGVTTREIADLIEKMYGSHYSPAQVSNISKQMLPKIEAYHKRKLSDKFFCVYLDATYLPLRRETFEREAVYIAIGIKPNGHKEVIDYCIAPSENIEVWTEMLQNMKSRGLKQVELFLSDGVVGMKTALARTYPKAHFQRCLVHVMRNICAKVRVDDREKIMNEFKQIHQQTSKKEAAAVLHKFYAKWNKAYSHVIKGLKEIEPDLLVFYNYPKQIRASIYSTNMIESFNNVIKRKAKPKAEFPTEQSLDAFIGIQAMSYNDRYFNRIHKGFGQVQDTLESYFD, from the coding sequence ATGAATGATTTTACCAAAGATTTTGCTCAAGCTCTATTCAATCCAGACAAAATAAATGATTTATTGCGCAAAGAGCTACAACAGGCTGTTAATAACTTGCTAGAAGCTGAGTTGACTGCCTTTCTAGGCTATGATCCCTATGCCAGAAATGGCTGGAATACTGGCAATTCTAGAAATGGTGCTTATTTCCGCAAGGTTGATACCCAGTTTGGACCAATTGAAGTGCAAGTGCCTCGAGACCGCAACGGTCAGTTTCATCAGCACACGCTGCCTGACTACAAGCAGCACTCTGATGTTTTGGAAAGCACGATTATCAAGCTATACTCCAAAGGCGTAACTACCAGAGAAATCGCTGACTTGATTGAGAAAATGTATGGCAGTCATTATAGTCCAGCTCAAGTATCAAATATTTCCAAGCAGATGCTCCCCAAGATTGAGGCTTATCACAAGCGCAAGCTAAGCGACAAGTTTTTCTGTGTCTATTTGGATGCGACATACCTTCCTTTGCGCCGAGAAACGTTTGAGCGTGAAGCAGTATATATTGCCATTGGCATTAAACCTAATGGACATAAGGAAGTCATTGACTACTGCATTGCTCCTAGTGAGAACATTGAAGTTTGGACAGAGATGCTTCAAAACATGAAGTCCAGAGGCTTGAAGCAAGTTGAGCTTTTTCTTTCTGATGGTGTTGTTGGCATGAAAACAGCCTTGGCCAGGACTTATCCTAAAGCTCATTTTCAACGCTGCCTGGTTCATGTCATGCGCAATATCTGCGCTAAAGTACGCGTCGACGATCGTGAAAAGATCATGAACGAATTCAAGCAGATACATCAACAGACAAGCAAAAAAGAAGCTGCAGCTGTCTTGCACAAATTCTATGCCAAATGGAATAAAGCTTATAGCCATGTCATCAAAGGTTTGAAGGAAATTGAGCCCGATCTGCTAGTCTTCTACAATTATCCCAAACAAATCAGAGCTTCAATTTATTCAACCAATATGATTGAATCCTTTAACAACGTCATCAAGCGTAAAGCTAAGCCTAAGGCAGAATTTCCAACTGAACAGTCGCTTGATGCATTTATTGGCATCCAGGCAATGAGCTACAATGACCGTTATTTCAATCGAATTCATAAAGGCTTTGGTCAGGTTCAGGACACCTTAGAATCCTACTTTGATTAA
- a CDS encoding bifunctional 3,4-dihydroxy-2-butanone-4-phosphate synthase/GTP cyclohydrolase II has product MDVRKIQNAIQWMKNGGLVIVADDEDRESEGDMIGLGSKVTPENVNFMTKHARGLLCTPVSKTIAQRLNFYQMEQNNTDPYGTAFTISVDYKTTTTGISAYDRAATIKAIADPTSKPEDFFRPGHCFPLVAKDDQIKNRNGHTEASIALAHLAGEPEVAYICEVMKADGHMARRPQLKEIAKEYHLPFLTIAELQEYINSPVSKRSEFVNLPTKYGNFKIKAYANENLALIKGKIDPKKPVLVRLHSECLTGDTFGSMRCDCGDQLHTAMKQINKNGSGIILYLRQEGRGIGLINKLKAYGLQDQGYDTYEANEILGFKPDERNYIIAAKILKDLGISHINLLTNNPDKIDQLENNCITIEKRIPLEIPANEVNHDYLETKRDKFHHLLGAL; this is encoded by the coding sequence ATGGATGTTAGAAAAATTCAAAATGCAATTCAATGGATGAAAAATGGTGGTTTAGTGATTGTTGCTGATGATGAAGATCGTGAATCTGAAGGTGATATGATCGGCTTAGGGTCTAAAGTTACTCCTGAAAATGTTAACTTTATGACCAAACATGCTCGTGGCTTACTTTGCACCCCTGTAAGCAAAACAATTGCCCAACGTTTAAATTTCTACCAAATGGAACAAAATAATACTGATCCATACGGTACAGCTTTTACAATCAGTGTTGATTACAAAACCACCACTACTGGTATTTCTGCTTATGATCGTGCGGCAACTATCAAGGCAATTGCTGATCCTACTTCCAAGCCAGAAGACTTCTTTAGACCAGGTCACTGTTTTCCATTAGTCGCTAAAGATGATCAAATCAAGAATCGTAATGGTCACACAGAAGCTTCTATTGCCTTAGCTCATCTTGCTGGCGAACCAGAAGTTGCATATATTTGTGAAGTTATGAAAGCTGATGGTCATATGGCTCGTCGTCCCCAACTGAAAGAAATTGCTAAAGAATATCACTTACCATTTTTAACAATTGCAGAACTACAAGAATATATTAATAGTCCTGTGAGTAAACGCTCAGAATTTGTAAACCTTCCTACTAAATATGGCAATTTCAAAATTAAGGCTTACGCTAATGAAAACTTGGCTCTTATTAAAGGAAAGATTGATCCTAAAAAGCCAGTCTTAGTACGGCTTCATTCCGAATGTCTCACTGGTGATACGTTTGGCTCAATGCGCTGCGATTGCGGTGATCAATTACATACTGCCATGAAGCAAATTAATAAAAATGGTAGTGGCATAATTCTTTATTTACGACAAGAAGGACGCGGAATTGGATTAATTAACAAATTAAAAGCTTATGGTTTACAGGACCAAGGTTATGACACTTATGAAGCAAATGAAATTTTAGGTTTTAAGCCAGATGAACGAAATTATATTATTGCTGCCAAGATTTTAAAGGATCTAGGTATTAGTCATATCAATTTGCTTACTAATAATCCTGATAAAATTGATCAATTAGAAAATAACTGTATTACTATTGAAAAAAGAATTCCCTTGGAGATTCCTGCTAATGAGGTAAATCATGACTATTTAGAAACCAAACGAGATAAATTCCATCATTTATTAGGAGCATTATAG
- a CDS encoding plasmid pRiA4b ORF-3 family protein: protein MLQVRYGINLAPEIKENKIDIIKNEPFTVWDAGVINIQKQKYYLLVEKDTSFPILLTKLDAKLFNDVFANAIKSYDFILFKQQQKLVSAVKSKQMSFYDTKSQANLMLEKIRKLIEDNQNEYLNLIDVVKDEKNMVDKLTVMSAAIFALDSQIGQNFISKMIDEVSTYFPIKPQKPNRRYKYVDLVPKFEDFSNFEKYENKPVKGNEKIVAKIKENNQKLIDQYAKYVPAGIGYIQPDQMLPDYLNHYLLRNKIHLVTNDLGEAISYLWIMISNNKLHPLEIEQITNTLKNFYVFLSRVGLIRKTDSKEIGMNIDWVTEEINSYPDQNLDEDLINDMIEAIEANPKKILELEDLDLSPQDLSRVLEGLRRDLENHDKKQKTRKKAIFENQTRNRATYEIRVKLKSFKPSTWRRFIISGNTSVKTLEVAMLDMFNADFGHMFDLLNKKTQERFENVESIAEAEDWDPATGIDYEKAKVSYFEKGDKLLLTYDYGDSWEFEVDIKNITTDQAAPKCPKILSGKGYGIIDDIGGVWSLQDYYDTPKDKVDPEMIDWLMGGEAINLDNFNKEELNQRMEQYKN from the coding sequence ATGCTTCAAGTACGATATGGTATTAACTTAGCACCAGAAATTAAAGAAAATAAGATTGATATTATTAAGAATGAGCCTTTTACTGTTTGGGATGCAGGTGTAATAAATATTCAAAAGCAAAAGTACTATTTATTAGTTGAAAAAGACACTAGTTTTCCAATTTTATTAACTAAACTTGATGCCAAGCTATTTAATGATGTTTTTGCTAATGCGATTAAAAGCTATGACTTTATTTTGTTTAAACAGCAACAAAAATTAGTTTCAGCGGTAAAGTCCAAGCAAATGTCTTTTTACGATACTAAAAGCCAAGCTAATTTAATGCTAGAAAAAATTCGTAAACTTATAGAGGATAATCAAAACGAATATTTAAATTTGATTGATGTTGTAAAAGATGAAAAGAATATGGTAGATAAGCTAACTGTAATGTCAGCGGCTATTTTTGCCTTGGATAGTCAGATTGGACAAAATTTTATTTCTAAGATGATTGATGAGGTTAGTACGTATTTCCCTATTAAGCCGCAAAAACCAAATCGAAGATATAAGTATGTTGACTTAGTGCCAAAATTTGAAGATTTCTCTAATTTTGAAAAATATGAAAATAAACCAGTAAAAGGCAATGAAAAGATTGTTGCTAAAATTAAAGAAAATAATCAGAAACTCATTGATCAATATGCTAAATACGTACCAGCAGGAATAGGATATATCCAACCTGATCAAATGCTGCCGGATTATCTAAATCATTATTTATTACGTAATAAGATCCATTTAGTTACTAATGATTTAGGAGAAGCAATTTCTTATTTATGGATTATGATATCTAACAATAAACTACATCCGCTAGAAATAGAGCAGATTACAAATACCTTGAAAAATTTCTATGTATTTTTGAGTAGAGTAGGTCTTATTCGTAAAACTGATAGTAAAGAAATAGGGATGAATATTGACTGGGTAACTGAAGAAATTAATTCATACCCCGATCAAAACCTGGATGAGGATTTGATAAACGATATGATAGAGGCAATTGAAGCAAATCCGAAAAAGATTTTGGAACTTGAAGATTTAGACTTGTCTCCTCAGGATTTGTCTAGAGTCTTAGAAGGCTTGCGAAGAGATCTTGAGAATCATGATAAAAAGCAGAAAACACGAAAAAAGGCAATTTTTGAAAATCAAACTCGCAATCGAGCTACCTATGAGATTAGAGTAAAACTAAAGTCTTTTAAACCATCTACTTGGCGTAGATTTATTATTAGTGGCAATACATCCGTGAAAACTTTAGAAGTTGCCATGCTAGATATGTTTAATGCTGATTTTGGACATATGTTTGATTTGCTGAATAAAAAGACGCAGGAACGCTTTGAAAATGTAGAAAGTATCGCTGAAGCGGAAGATTGGGATCCGGCTACAGGCATAGATTATGAAAAAGCGAAGGTCTCATATTTTGAAAAAGGTGATAAGTTATTATTAACCTATGATTATGGCGATAGCTGGGAATTCGAAGTAGATATTAAGAACATTACTACTGATCAAGCAGCTCCTAAGTGTCCAAAAATACTTTCTGGAAAAGGTTATGGAATAATTGATGACATTGGTGGCGTATGGTCTTTGCAAGATTATTACGATACGCCTAAAGATAAAGTAGATCCTGAAATGATTGATTGGTTAATGGGTGGAGAAGCAATTAATTTAGATAATTTTAATAAGGAAGAACTTAATCA
- the ribD gene encoding bifunctional diaminohydroxyphosphoribosylaminopyrimidine deaminase/5-amino-6-(5-phosphoribosylamino)uracil reductase RibD: MEKDNFYMNLALEEAKKGRYQTWKNPMVGAVIVKNGQVLATGYHHHYGQNHAERDAISKLTPEQLFNSTLYVTLEPCNHYGKQPPCSDLIIKSGIKRVVVGQIDPHKLVTGKGIAQLQKNGIQVTTGVLADDASKLNKFYSYFYQYGFPWITVKEATSLDNKVAMRGQRTPITNQAVYQQVHSERADYQAIMIGSSTAIIDDPILRTNVKSDYPPIRIIIDRRGRLLNHLRLRLLSDTNPTWIFTQNKQMSKNNFTNSKIKIIHLATNKIQEVFDYLSTKEIQSVYVEGGPTLEKAIMNEIFVNEVIKYTAPIFLGDEGVTGLVPNETVPLTNVKKTAFGNNERIAGELKHV, from the coding sequence ATGGAAAAAGATAATTTTTATATGAATTTAGCTTTAGAAGAAGCTAAAAAAGGTCGCTATCAAACATGGAAAAATCCTATGGTTGGTGCCGTAATTGTTAAAAACGGTCAAGTCTTAGCTACTGGCTATCATCACCATTATGGACAAAATCATGCAGAACGCGATGCCATTTCAAAATTAACCCCAGAACAATTATTTAATTCAACTCTCTATGTCACCCTTGAGCCATGCAACCATTATGGTAAACAGCCTCCCTGCTCAGATTTAATTATCAAAAGTGGGATTAAACGTGTTGTAGTTGGACAAATCGATCCACACAAACTGGTTACTGGAAAAGGAATTGCCCAACTACAAAAGAATGGGATTCAAGTAACTACTGGTGTTTTAGCTGATGACGCAAGTAAACTTAATAAGTTCTACAGCTATTTTTACCAATATGGGTTTCCCTGGATCACAGTCAAAGAAGCAACTAGTTTAGATAATAAAGTTGCAATGCGCGGCCAGCGAACTCCAATCACTAATCAAGCAGTGTATCAGCAAGTTCATTCTGAACGTGCTGATTATCAAGCAATTATGATTGGTTCTTCGACTGCTATCATTGATGACCCTATTTTAAGAACTAATGTCAAAAGTGACTATCCGCCAATCCGTATTATCATTGATCGTCGCGGACGGCTGTTAAATCATTTACGACTTCGCTTATTAAGTGATACAAATCCCACTTGGATTTTCACTCAAAATAAGCAAATGTCTAAAAACAACTTTACTAATTCTAAAATCAAAATTATTCATTTAGCAACAAACAAGATCCAAGAAGTATTTGATTATTTGAGTACAAAAGAAATCCAGTCAGTTTATGTAGAAGGTGGCCCTACTTTGGAAAAAGCAATTATGAATGAAATTTTTGTTAATGAAGTAATTAAATATACGGCGCCGATCTTTCTTGGAGATGAAGGCGTAACAGGTTTAGTACCAAACGAAACTGTTCCTTTGACAAATGTTAAAAAAACAGCCTTTGGCAACAATGAACGAATTGCAGGTGAATTAAAACATGTTTAG
- a CDS encoding riboflavin synthase: MFSGLVRGDAHIKKIDKHKQTIKLTVSCPADFTNELTIGDSIAINGTCLTVESFTETSFVVTMMPQTYKKTVFKNLHNGDQLNVERSLEVGQRLEGHLVTGHIDDLATVTKIAQNENAIEIWFKFPARLSTQIVPQGSIALNGVSLTVMDVKDNSFSVGLIPHTQDETNLANLQINDEVNLETDIIGKYVAKNLEKRN; this comes from the coding sequence ATGTTTAGTGGTCTAGTTCGCGGGGATGCTCATATTAAAAAAATTGATAAACACAAGCAAACAATTAAGCTAACCGTTTCGTGCCCTGCAGACTTTACTAATGAGCTAACGATCGGTGATTCAATTGCAATTAATGGGACTTGTTTGACGGTTGAAAGTTTTACTGAAACTAGTTTTGTTGTAACCATGATGCCTCAGACTTATAAGAAAACTGTTTTTAAGAATTTGCATAACGGTGATCAACTTAACGTTGAGCGTTCATTAGAAGTCGGTCAACGTTTAGAAGGTCATCTTGTTACGGGACATATCGATGATTTGGCAACAGTTACTAAAATAGCACAGAATGAAAATGCAATTGAAATTTGGTTTAAGTTTCCTGCCCGATTATCAACACAGATCGTACCTCAAGGTAGTATTGCTTTAAATGGCGTTTCATTAACAGTGATGGATGTTAAAGATAACAGTTTTTCGGTAGGTCTAATTCCACATACTCAAGACGAAACCAATTTAGCCAACTTACAGATAAATGATGAAGTAAATTTGGAAACCGACATTATCGGAAAATATGTTGCAAAAAATTTAGAAAAGAGAAATTAA
- a CDS encoding low temperature requirement protein A, which yields MKKIIAKPVGMFELFYDLVFVYAISRITAMIHHPVNGSIPLVIFLQFLLVVIVVMQIWLYQVIYFNRYSKNRFLDIGGLVLNMFVAVYLANNINTECRFSIRNLLTLLLIFALGVSYLWVVIKSKIGISICLLIWNLLFFLEFYIKGNKNEFR from the coding sequence TTGAAAAAAATAATAGCTAAGCCTGTTGGAATGTTTGAATTATTCTATGATTTAGTTTTCGTATACGCAATTTCTCGAATTACTGCAATGATTCATCATCCTGTTAATGGCAGTATTCCTTTAGTTATTTTTCTTCAATTTTTATTGGTTGTAATTGTAGTAATGCAAATTTGGCTTTATCAAGTTATCTATTTTAACCGATATAGCAAAAACAGATTTTTAGATATTGGCGGTTTAGTTTTAAATATGTTTGTAGCAGTTTATCTGGCTAACAATATTAATACTGAATGTCGATTTAGTATTCGTAATCTGTTAACATTGCTACTAATTTTTGCACTAGGAGTAAGTTACTTATGGGTTGTGATAAAATCTAAAATAGGTATTTCAATCTGCCTATTAATTTGGAATTTGTTATTTTTCTTAGAATTTTATATTAAAGGCAATAAAAATGAATTCAGATGA
- a CDS encoding group II intron maturase-specific domain-containing protein, translating into MDLDIEKYFDTVNHDKLISIIRERVNDKTTLHLIRSFLKSGIMEDGLVKPNKIGVPQGGPLSPILSKLYNKIRELLCRRKAAAQPLSLVFTMVNQVVRGWTNYFKIGNCQEEYTLI; encoded by the coding sequence ATTGATTTAGATATTGAGAAATATTTTGACACGGTCAATCATGATAAATTAATTTCAATAATTAGAGAACGAGTAAATGACAAAACCACCCTCCATTTGATTCGGTCATTCTTAAAATCCGGTATCATGGAAGATGGTTTGGTTAAGCCCAATAAGATTGGCGTGCCGCAAGGCGGACCGCTTTCGCCAATCCTGTCCAAGCTTTATAACAAGATTAGAGAGCTTCTTTGTCGCAGGAAAGCAGCTGCTCAACCTCTATCGTTAGTCTTTACTATGGTAAATCAAGTGGTCAGAGGTTGGACTAACTACTTTAAAATTGGAAACTGCCAAGAAGAATATACACTAATTTAA
- the ribH gene encoding 6,7-dimethyl-8-ribityllumazine synthase: MNIYEGNFKNNNYHIAIVASKFNEIVTHHLVDGAIASLKQFGVLEDQIDIYWVPGAFEIGFTANKLLNSNNYDGIMTLGAVIKGETDHYSMIIQNVTNAIMQMNLKAEVPITFGILTTENIDQALQRSGLKAGNEGSSTAQSLLEMISLNKQIK, encoded by the coding sequence ATGAATATTTACGAAGGAAATTTTAAAAACAATAATTATCATATCGCAATTGTCGCATCTAAGTTTAACGAAATTGTTACCCATCATTTAGTTGATGGTGCTATTGCTAGCTTAAAACAATTTGGAGTACTTGAAGATCAGATCGATATCTATTGGGTCCCAGGTGCTTTTGAAATTGGTTTTACTGCTAATAAGCTTCTCAATTCAAATAACTACGATGGTATTATGACTTTAGGCGCTGTCATTAAAGGTGAGACTGATCATTACAGCATGATTATTCAGAATGTTACAAACGCAATTATGCAGATGAATCTTAAAGCAGAAGTCCCAATAACTTTTGGTATTTTAACCACTGAGAATATTGATCAAGCCTTGCAACGATCCGGCTTAAAAGCTGGCAATGAAGGTTCCTCTACTGCTCAGAGTCTATTAGAAATGATTTCGCTAAATAAACAAATAAAGTAA
- a CDS encoding NUDIX hydrolase N-terminal domain-containing protein: MNSDDQFIKWATDLQSLAQAGLHYGHDVFDHERYEKIRKIAGEMMAARTGLPKEQIKTLFLGDEGYQTPKIDTRAAIFKDNKILLVREKMTQEWSLPGGWNDYDQTTAQNCVKEAYEEAGRVVRPVKIIAVQDRNHHNKPILATNITKVFYLCKEISGEFKPNDETDACDYFALDNLPKLSLGRNTEEQITMCFAANNDPNWQTQFE, from the coding sequence ATGAATTCAGATGATCAATTTATCAAGTGGGCGACAGATTTACAAAGTTTAGCTCAAGCAGGATTGCATTATGGTCATGATGTATTTGATCATGAGCGCTATGAAAAAATCCGTAAAATTGCAGGCGAAATGATGGCAGCTAGGACAGGACTACCTAAAGAACAAATTAAAACACTCTTTTTGGGTGATGAGGGCTATCAAACACCTAAGATTGATACGCGAGCAGCAATTTTTAAGGATAATAAAATTTTGCTTGTCCGTGAAAAAATGACTCAGGAATGGTCATTGCCAGGCGGCTGGAATGATTATGACCAAACTACAGCACAAAATTGTGTTAAAGAGGCATATGAAGAAGCAGGTAGAGTAGTTAGACCCGTCAAAATTATTGCAGTTCAAGATCGTAATCATCATAATAAACCAATTTTGGCCACCAACATTACGAAGGTATTTTACTTATGCAAAGAAATTAGTGGTGAATTTAAGCCGAACGATGAAACTGATGCTTGTGATTATTTTGCATTAGATAATTTACCGAAGCTTTCACTTGGGCGAAATACTGAGGAACAAATTACCATGTGTTTTGCGGCAAATAATGATCCTAATTGGCAGACTCAATTTGAATAG
- the brnQ gene encoding branched-chain amino acid transport system II carrier protein, translating into MTDHTSKKLTWKNYLVVASLLFGLFFGAGNLIFPLHLGQLAGANWGTAAIGFLITGVLLPLLSVLAVAITHANGVYDIGKPLGAGFAVVFMVLIHATIGPLFGTPRTATVSFTVGIAPFMPKNMQSSALLVFSALFFLAAFAFSYHQNNILSNVGKVLNPLFLALLFLVFLVAFARPLGNPQTAAVTAAYKHGALVNGFLEGYNTMDALAGLAFGVTVVTAVRGMGQKDAKSVSKVVAKSGVLAVLAIGFIYLLLILMGAMSLGRFAVSDNGGVAFNQIVNVYGGVFGQALLAFLLTVTCLTTAVGLVAAFAQDFHKHFPKVSYHVWLALSCLASFLAANFGLDQIISWSTPMLMFLYPLSMVLILLSVCSPLFNKAGVVYFFVILFTVVPALGDMVVAFPSVVSQSSFGLAVASLRSHLPLASMGLSWLVPALVGLAIGLVVYHVRNKKTVPVLEKD; encoded by the coding sequence ATGACAGATCATACATCGAAAAAACTTACATGGAAAAATTATCTCGTTGTTGCTTCCTTGCTGTTTGGATTATTTTTTGGGGCTGGTAACCTAATCTTTCCATTACATTTAGGACAACTAGCTGGAGCAAATTGGGGAACAGCTGCAATTGGCTTTTTAATCACAGGGGTTTTATTGCCATTATTATCTGTATTAGCAGTAGCAATTACTCATGCAAACGGAGTATACGACATCGGTAAGCCGCTGGGTGCCGGATTTGCAGTAGTATTTATGGTTTTAATCCATGCCACAATCGGACCATTGTTTGGTACCCCAAGAACTGCAACCGTTTCTTTCACAGTTGGTATTGCACCATTTATGCCGAAGAATATGCAAAGTTCCGCTTTACTTGTTTTCTCAGCTTTATTCTTTTTAGCTGCTTTTGCTTTTTCTTATCATCAAAATAATATCTTGTCTAACGTTGGTAAGGTATTAAATCCATTATTCTTGGCATTATTATTCCTAGTGTTTCTTGTAGCTTTTGCTCGTCCGTTGGGGAATCCACAAACTGCTGCAGTAACTGCTGCTTATAAGCATGGAGCATTAGTAAATGGCTTCTTAGAGGGTTATAACACAATGGATGCCTTAGCAGGCTTAGCCTTTGGGGTTACGGTTGTTACAGCTGTTCGTGGCATGGGACAAAAAGATGCTAAAAGTGTTTCAAAAGTTGTTGCTAAATCAGGTGTCTTGGCCGTTTTAGCAATCGGTTTTATCTACTTGTTATTGATCTTAATGGGTGCAATGTCTCTCGGACGCTTTGCAGTTTCTGATAACGGTGGGGTAGCCTTTAACCAAATCGTTAACGTTTATGGCGGTGTCTTTGGTCAAGCTTTACTTGCATTCTTATTGACAGTTACCTGTTTGACTACTGCAGTTGGTTTGGTTGCTGCTTTTGCGCAAGACTTTCATAAGCATTTTCCTAAGGTAAGTTACCACGTTTGGTTAGCACTTAGTTGCTTGGCATCATTCTTAGCCGCTAACTTTGGTTTGGATCAAATCATTTCATGGTCAACACCGATGTTAATGTTCTTATATCCTTTATCCATGGTTTTGATCTTGCTATCAGTTTGTTCACCATTGTTTAATAAGGCAGGTGTAGTTTACTTTTTCGTAATCCTATTTACTGTTGTGCCAGCCTTAGGCGATATGGTGGTTGCTTTCCCAAGTGTAGTTAGTCAAAGTTCATTCGGTTTAGCAGTAGCTTCACTTAGAAGTCATTTGCCACTTGCCAGCATGGGTTTATCATGGTTAGTGCCAGCACTGGTAGGTTTAGCAATTGGTTTAGTTGTATATCATGTTAGAAATAAAAAGACAGTACCGGTTTTAGAAAAAGACTAA